The window GAGGATTTCGAAGGGGGCGACTTGCGGTTCCCTGAGTTTGGACGGCGCACCTATCGCCCACCAACCGGTGGAGCGGTGGTTTTTTCGTGTTCCCTGCTGCATGAAGCCACGCCGGTCACTCGAGGGACGCGCTACGCCTTCTTGCCGTTTCTCTACAACGATGAGGCCGCCCGGATTCGACAAGAAACCGAGCAATTCCTTGCGACAACGACCTAGTTCGGACCGCCTGAGCCGCCACTGACGCGCCCTCGCCCATGTCCTAGCGCTGAAGCAGCCTGTCTCGCGCGGCGTTGAGCTGGGCTGCCAGGCCGGTGGTGCCGCCCTTGTCCGGATGGGCCAGACGGATCAGGCGGGCATGGGCCGAGCGGATCTCCTCGGCGGTCGCCTCCGGACCGACCCCCAGGATCGAGCGGGCCTCGGTCAGGCTGGGCCCGCTGACCGCCGGGGCTGGTGCCTTGCCGGTGGCGGGGCGGCGGCGCGCCTCCGAGGCGGTCCACAGGCCAATGACGCCCAGCACAATGCCGGTGCCCCAGCCGCCGCGAATCGTTGTGTAGGCCGCACCCGCAAAGGCCACCAGGGCCGCGACCCCGGCACCAATCCGCCAGCCGTCACCCTTCAGGAAGGGTTTGCGTCCACCCCAGAACACCAGGGCCAGTACCAGGCCGCCAAGCAGCAGATAGATCATCGCCGTTCCGGTCGCGCCCGGCTGGCCCCCAATGGGCCCCTACTGGGCAGCGAGCAGAGTTTCCCCGGAATAGGCCGAAAGACCAAGCGAATGCATCAAGGCCCGCAGTTCCTGGCGCGCGGCCAGGTGCTGGAGCGACACCGGCACCGGGCGAACCTGGGGCGACAGGTCCGCGATGGTCAGGCCGAAGGGGAACAGTTCGCGATAGATGACGCGGTCGCGCAGGCCAGGCCCCATGCGGAAGCCGACCCGCTTGGCCAGGGCGGCCAGACGGTCTTCTAGGCGCTTGCGATTGCGGGCCTCGGTGGTGGCCAGGCGGTTCCGCAGCACGACCCAGTCGAGCGCCTTGCGCTGTCCGCTCAGGGCCCGCGCCTTGCGGGCCTCCCAGACGGACTCTGAATAGAGGCTGGGCGAGGTCAGTTCCATGGTCACGGGGTCGACATGGCCCAGCATGTCGAAGTCGACAAAGCTGTCATTCATCGGGGTGACGATCAGGTCGGCCCGGCCATGGGCGATGCGGGAAATGGCGGTGTCGCCACCGGGGGTGTCGATCAGGACGAAGTCGGCCTCTTCGAGCGCGCGGGCGAACACGGCTTCAAAGCGCTCGACCTGCTCGCTTTCCGGAGCGGCGGCCAGGGCGACGTCGTCATCGCTGAGGCGCAACTGCAGGGGCTCGGGCAGGTTCAGCTTCTTGTCTTCCAGCCAGGCCCGGCGGTTCTCGAAGAAGCGCATGGAGGTGCACTGACGCAGGTCCAGGTCGATCACCGCCACCCTGGCGCCGCCATAGAGCAGGGCCGTCACGAGGTGCACGGCGATGGTGGACTTGCCCGCCCCGCCCTTTTCGTTACCGACCACGATCACGCGCGTATCAGCCATGTGCTCGCTCCTTCATCCGCCGCGACTCGCACGGCCAATGAAAAGTTAACACGAGGTCCATAGGCCAACCGAGCGGTCATCGCTTTGTTCCACAGGCCCTTTTGTCGCAGGGGGTGTCGCACCTCGCCTCTTGTGCAGCGCAGTAGACGCCGTCGCGGCGCTCGGCCATAAGCCTCGCCTGTTTGTAAAGGAGGCCGTCCATGCCCCCAGCTTCCCCTGCCATTGTTCGCACCGTCGCTGACCTGCGGGCCCAGGTCGCCGCCTGGAAGGCCGCCGGGGATCAGGTTGCCCTGGTTCCGACCATGGGCGCGCTGCATGACGGCCACCTGACCCTGGTCAAGCTAGGCCAGACCCGGGCCAGACGGACGGTGGCCAGCGTCTTCGTCAATCCCCGGCAGTTTGCACCGCACGAAGACTTCGACGCCTATCCGCGCGGCGAGGCCCTGGACGCCGAGAAACTGGCCTCGGTCGGTTGTGACCTGATGTTCGCCCCCACACCCGAAGCCATGTACGGGCAGGGCTTTTCGACCTCGATCCAGGTCGCCGGGGTTTCCGAACCGCTAGAGGGGG of the Caulobacter henricii genome contains:
- a CDS encoding J domain-containing protein, producing MIYLLLGGLVLALVFWGGRKPFLKGDGWRIGAGVAALVAFAGAAYTTIRGGWGTGIVLGVIGLWTASEARRRPATGKAPAPAVSGPSLTEARSILGVGPEATAEEIRSAHARLIRLAHPDKGGTTGLAAQLNAARDRLLQR
- a CDS encoding division plane positioning ATPase MipZ, whose translation is MADTRVIVVGNEKGGAGKSTIAVHLVTALLYGGARVAVIDLDLRQCTSMRFFENRRAWLEDKKLNLPEPLQLRLSDDDVALAAAPESEQVERFEAVFARALEEADFVLIDTPGGDTAISRIAHGRADLIVTPMNDSFVDFDMLGHVDPVTMELTSPSLYSESVWEARKARALSGQRKALDWVVLRNRLATTEARNRKRLEDRLAALAKRVGFRMGPGLRDRVIYRELFPFGLTIADLSPQVRPVPVSLQHLAARQELRALMHSLGLSAYSGETLLAAQ